A window from Cryobacterium sp. SO1 encodes these proteins:
- a CDS encoding putative F420-0 ABC transporter permease subunit has product MSVTPSTQGRGTDAPGATVPGVAARPGGAAAGSGAGSGGAAAGSGAGSGSGPGGAAAGSASGAGSGGSASAAAAVSAPEPVAASARARRGGPGLYLLWLVAAVSALVLGSAVAVTIGPADVSLPQVWASVVGHLGLPALAGDTVLPPLTDAIVWQLRMPRVLTAAAVGAGLALSGAVMQSVTRNPLADPYLLGLSSGASLGAVCVVILGIGFALPAAAFAGALIALFATLNIARVGGSITPGRAVLAGLAIAQLGSAGTSFIIFWAAKGDSYREILNWLLGSLAGSSWSTVLISSVALVLVGSGILLAASRLDAFTFGDTNAASLGINVNATRWGFLVAVALLTGAMVAVSGAIGFVGLILPHVVRGLSGPGHRRLLPLVAVVGALFLVLADTLARTVFDPRELPVGIITAFIGVPVFILLIKRKRSAAWA; this is encoded by the coding sequence ATGAGCGTCACCCCGAGCACCCAGGGCCGCGGCACCGACGCGCCCGGTGCGACGGTGCCTGGCGTTGCCGCGCGGCCCGGCGGGGCGGCGGCGGGATCGGGCGCGGGCTCCGGCGGGGCAGCGGCCGGATCGGGCGCCGGCTCCGGATCGGGCCCCGGCGGGGCGGCGGCGGGCTCGGCATCGGGCGCGGGCTCCGGCGGGTCGGCGTCGGCGGCGGCGGCGGTGTCGGCGCCGGAGCCGGTCGCGGCATCCGCTCGGGCGAGGCGCGGCGGGCCGGGGCTGTACCTGCTCTGGCTGGTCGCGGCCGTCTCTGCCCTGGTGCTCGGCAGCGCTGTGGCCGTGACGATCGGACCGGCCGACGTGAGCCTGCCGCAGGTCTGGGCCAGCGTGGTCGGCCACCTCGGCCTGCCCGCACTCGCCGGCGACACCGTGCTGCCGCCGCTGACCGACGCGATCGTCTGGCAGCTGCGGATGCCGCGGGTGCTCACCGCCGCCGCCGTGGGAGCCGGCCTCGCACTCAGCGGCGCGGTGATGCAGAGCGTCACCCGCAACCCGCTCGCCGACCCCTACCTGCTCGGCCTGTCCTCCGGCGCATCGCTCGGCGCGGTCTGCGTGGTCATCCTCGGCATCGGCTTCGCCCTGCCGGCGGCCGCGTTCGCCGGGGCCCTGATCGCCCTGTTCGCCACCCTCAACATCGCCCGCGTCGGCGGCAGCATCACCCCCGGCCGGGCCGTGCTGGCCGGGCTGGCGATCGCCCAGCTCGGCTCGGCCGGCACCTCGTTCATCATCTTCTGGGCCGCCAAGGGCGACTCGTACCGGGAGATCCTCAACTGGCTGCTCGGCTCCCTGGCCGGCAGCTCGTGGAGCACCGTGCTGATCTCCTCGGTCGCGCTGGTCCTGGTGGGCAGCGGCATCCTGCTCGCTGCCAGCCGGCTGGATGCTTTCACCTTCGGCGACACCAACGCCGCGTCGTTGGGCATCAACGTCAACGCCACCCGGTGGGGCTTCCTGGTGGCGGTCGCGCTGCTCACCGGCGCAATGGTGGCGGTGAGCGGGGCGATCGGCTTCGTCGGGCTGATTCTGCCGCACGTGGTACGCGGGCTCAGCGGGCCGGGGCACCGCCGGCTGCTGCCGCTCGTCGCGGTGGTCGGGGCGCTGTTCCTGGTGTTGGCCGACACCCTCGCCCGCACCGTCTTCGACCCGCGCGAACTGCCGGTGGGCATCATCACGGCGTTCATCGGGGTGCCCGTGTTCATCCTGCTGATCAAGCGCAAGCGAAGCGCGGCCTGGGCATGA
- a CDS encoding putative F420-0 ABC transporter substrate-binding protein, which yields MKTRYLPVAAAAAVLLLAGCASGTPAAVPAPTPSTGMPNAFPVSLTNCDTTFTLAAAPERIVTIKSTTTELLLALGLGGRIVGSAFLDGPLPSSLADAGADLNVISDFVPGQEAVLALTPDFVYGGWESNFSAEGVGDRSALAGLGIGSYVSPAACKGDAMPDPLTFDTVFDEIDEAGLVFGVPDAADALVAEQEAALAALDPATGDTTALWYSSGTDTPYVGAGIGSPQMIMDAAGLTNIFADVQDTWTSAGWESVVEANPSVIVLVDATWNTAESKIANLKANAATAGLDAVLNERYIVVPFAATEAGIRNVEAAGSIIDQLAALEAK from the coding sequence ATGAAGACTCGCTACCTCCCCGTCGCCGCCGCGGCGGCCGTGCTGCTGCTCGCCGGCTGCGCCTCCGGCACGCCCGCCGCCGTTCCGGCCCCCACGCCGTCGACCGGCATGCCGAACGCCTTCCCGGTGTCGTTGACGAACTGCGACACCACGTTCACCCTCGCGGCCGCTCCGGAGCGCATCGTCACGATCAAGTCGACCACCACCGAGCTGCTGCTGGCGCTCGGACTCGGCGGGCGCATCGTCGGCTCCGCGTTCCTCGACGGCCCGCTGCCGTCATCCCTGGCGGACGCCGGCGCGGATCTCAATGTGATCAGCGACTTCGTGCCCGGCCAGGAGGCCGTGCTTGCCCTCACCCCGGACTTCGTCTACGGCGGCTGGGAGTCGAACTTCTCGGCAGAGGGCGTGGGGGACAGAAGCGCGCTCGCCGGCCTGGGCATCGGCAGTTACGTGTCACCGGCCGCGTGCAAGGGCGACGCGATGCCCGACCCTCTCACCTTCGACACCGTGTTCGACGAGATCGATGAGGCCGGCCTGGTGTTCGGCGTGCCGGATGCCGCCGACGCGCTCGTCGCCGAGCAGGAGGCGGCTCTGGCCGCGCTTGATCCCGCCACCGGCGACACCACCGCGCTCTGGTACTCCAGCGGCACGGATACCCCGTATGTGGGCGCCGGCATCGGCTCGCCGCAGATGATCATGGATGCCGCCGGCCTGACGAACATCTTCGCCGACGTGCAGGACACCTGGACCTCGGCCGGCTGGGAGTCTGTCGTGGAGGCGAACCCGAGCGTCATCGTGCTCGTGGATGCGACCTGGAACACCGCCGAGTCCAAGATCGCCAACCTGAAAGCCAACGCCGCGACCGCCGGACTGGACGCCGTGCTGAACGAGCGCTACATCGTGGTGCCGTTCGCGGCCACCGAGGCGGGAATCCGCAACGTGGAGGCCGCCGGGTCGATCATCGACCAGCTCGCCGCCCTCGAGGCCAAGTAG
- a CDS encoding ABC transporter ATP-binding protein — MLDGVSLSIEGTSILRDVSATLPPGTVTGLLGPNGAGKSSLLRIIAGIDRADAGSVTLDGAVVGQLRRREAARRIALLEQNVAPSVDLSVREVVLLGRIPHRSRMLGSFGGEDDLGVATEALGMVGAGDLIDRRWHTLSGGQQQRVQIARALAQRPSLLLLDEPTNHLDVSAQLSLLHQVRGLRLTSVLALHDLNLAAAYCDRIVLLQDGRVAAFGTPAEVLRPEIIQAVYGVDCDIVPHPRTGRPVIVFSGPDEQPGPHARAASAPPASRDAASDPPDIRQTAATGNSRHRTIEGTP, encoded by the coding sequence GTGCTCGACGGGGTGTCGCTCAGCATCGAGGGCACCAGCATCCTGCGGGATGTCTCAGCGACCCTGCCGCCGGGCACCGTCACCGGGCTGCTCGGGCCCAACGGCGCGGGCAAGTCCAGCCTGTTGCGCATCATCGCGGGCATCGACCGCGCGGATGCCGGCAGCGTCACCCTTGACGGCGCGGTCGTGGGGCAGCTGCGCCGGCGTGAGGCCGCCCGGCGCATCGCCCTGCTCGAGCAGAACGTCGCCCCCAGCGTGGACCTGTCGGTGCGGGAGGTCGTACTGCTCGGCCGCATCCCGCATCGCAGCCGGATGCTGGGCAGCTTCGGCGGCGAGGACGACCTGGGCGTGGCCACCGAGGCGCTGGGGATGGTGGGCGCCGGCGACCTGATCGACCGGCGCTGGCATACCCTCAGCGGCGGGCAGCAGCAGCGGGTGCAGATCGCCCGCGCGCTGGCCCAGCGGCCGAGCCTGCTGCTGCTGGATGAACCGACCAACCACCTCGACGTGAGCGCGCAACTCTCGCTACTGCACCAGGTGCGCGGCCTCCGACTCACCTCGGTGCTCGCGCTGCACGACCTCAACCTCGCGGCCGCGTACTGTGACCGCATCGTGCTGCTGCAGGATGGTCGGGTGGCCGCGTTCGGCACGCCTGCCGAGGTGCTGCGCCCCGAGATCATCCAGGCGGTCTACGGTGTCGACTGCGACATCGTGCCGCACCCCCGCACCGGTCGCCCGGTGATCGTGTTCTCCGGGCCCGACGAGCAGCCCGGCCCGCACGCGCGCGCCGCATCCGCCCCGCCCGCCTCGCGAGATGCCGCTTCCGACCCCCCGGACATCCGGCAGACGGCAGCAACTGGCAATTCACGGCACCGCACGATTGAAGGAACCCCATGA
- the cofD gene encoding 2-phospho-L-lactate transferase, which produces MTRVTVLAGGVGGARFTRGLLQHLAFEDARRAANVSFGGAEGALSGNSATGQASEVTVIVNTGDDMWLDGLRICPDLDTVMYTLGGGISEEQGWGRPDESRRTSTEIAAYGRGWSWFTLGDLDLATHIVRTDLLRNGATLSAATEFLCHRWQPGARLLPMSDQFVETHVRLAADADEHRAGDLIHFEEWWVRYRATLPVTEFVQVGLADAVAAPGVIDAILTADLVILPPSNPVVSVGTILSIPGIREALRATPARVVGIAPIIAGAAVRGMADACLSTIGVETTALAVGLHYGFRRQGGVLDAWLVDETDAAALPALAAAGIRAAAVPLWMTDVGATARIAAEALKIGAGPFETTTSAAAPVAPSDLPVAEFGYPGPLRDRLVAAILAGSKTSTTSLLVEYGIENDPLPTVGSRQVLIDSAERPVAIIETTDVRVVRLGAVDLDHARDEGEGFDSVAAWRAGHEGFWHGAETREVLGDPVFTVTDDTEVVLERLRLIAVLPSA; this is translated from the coding sequence ATGACCCGCGTCACAGTTCTCGCCGGCGGCGTCGGCGGCGCCCGGTTCACCCGCGGATTGCTGCAGCACCTGGCGTTTGAGGACGCTCGACGTGCGGCGAATGTCTCCTTCGGCGGCGCGGAAGGGGCACTTTCCGGCAACTCGGCGACCGGGCAGGCCAGCGAGGTCACCGTGATCGTCAACACCGGCGACGACATGTGGCTGGACGGGCTGCGCATCTGCCCCGACCTCGACACCGTGATGTACACCCTCGGCGGCGGCATCAGCGAGGAGCAGGGCTGGGGGCGGCCCGATGAGTCCCGGCGCACCTCCACCGAGATCGCCGCATACGGCCGGGGCTGGTCGTGGTTCACCCTCGGCGACCTCGACCTGGCCACCCACATCGTGCGCACCGACCTGCTTCGGAACGGCGCGACGCTCAGCGCCGCCACCGAGTTCCTCTGCCACCGCTGGCAGCCCGGCGCCCGGTTGCTGCCGATGAGCGACCAGTTCGTGGAGACCCACGTGCGGCTGGCCGCCGACGCCGACGAGCACCGCGCCGGCGACCTCATCCACTTCGAAGAGTGGTGGGTGCGCTACCGCGCCACCCTGCCGGTCACCGAGTTCGTGCAGGTGGGCCTGGCCGACGCCGTCGCGGCTCCCGGCGTGATCGACGCCATCCTCACCGCCGACCTGGTGATCCTGCCGCCGTCGAACCCCGTCGTGTCGGTCGGCACGATCCTGTCGATCCCGGGCATCCGCGAGGCCCTGCGCGCCACCCCGGCCCGGGTGGTGGGGATCGCGCCGATCATCGCCGGCGCCGCGGTGCGCGGCATGGCCGACGCCTGCCTGAGCACGATCGGCGTGGAGACCACCGCCCTCGCGGTGGGGCTGCACTACGGCTTCCGCCGGCAGGGCGGCGTGCTCGACGCCTGGCTGGTCGACGAGACGGATGCCGCGGCCCTGCCCGCGCTGGCGGCCGCCGGCATCCGCGCCGCCGCCGTGCCGCTCTGGATGACCGACGTGGGCGCCACGGCCCGGATCGCGGCCGAGGCGTTGAAGATCGGTGCCGGGCCGTTCGAGACGACCACGTCGGCGGCGGCCCCGGTGGCGCCCTCTGATCTGCCGGTCGCGGAGTTCGGCTACCCCGGCCCGCTGCGCGACCGCCTGGTCGCCGCCATCCTGGCCGGGTCGAAGACCTCGACCACCTCGTTGCTCGTCGAGTACGGGATCGAGAACGACCCGCTGCCCACGGTCGGCAGCCGGCAGGTGCTGATCGACTCCGCCGAACGGCCGGTGGCGATCATCGAAACCACCGACGTGCGGGTGGTGCGCCTCGGCGCCGTCGATCTCGACCATGCCCGCGACGAGGGCGAGGGTTTCGACTCGGTGGCGGCCTGGCGGGCCGGTCACGAAGGGTTCTGGCACGGCGCCGAGACCCGCGAGGTCCTCGGCGACCCGGTCTTCACCGTCACCGACGACACCGAGGTCGTGCTCGAACGACTGCGGTTGATCGCGGTGCTGCCCAGCGCCTGA
- a CDS encoding alpha-amylase family glycosyl hydrolase, translating into MPPNNWISVFGGSVWDRAHPGSEGDRQWYLHLFSSAQPDWNWQNPRVADYFDDVLRFWFDRGVDGIRVDVAHGLFKADGLPDAATVPTVIDGLRSNPMAMDQEPVHEVYRRWRRIADEYDPPRLLVGEVNLEPDRAGRYTRPDELHQTFAFAFARLGWQPAEWVAVGRQLEEARREYGGDPSWALENHDLVRTVTRFGGGERGTARARAALLALLGLPGAMYVYQGQELGLPEVDVPVETRVDPMWSRGGVSRDGARIPLPWTSGVAGNHGFSPDGAQPAWLPAPEGWGAWSIDAQQAAEGSAYSAFTAAIDLRAELLASGVFQASESTRWRLEGDGLVLCEREGGVTVAVAMGDGPVRLPAGRLLCSSAPLLPDGRLPADAAAWVLRGA; encoded by the coding sequence ATCCCGCCCAACAACTGGATCAGCGTCTTCGGCGGCAGCGTCTGGGACCGGGCGCACCCCGGCTCCGAAGGCGACCGGCAGTGGTACCTGCACCTGTTCTCGTCAGCGCAACCCGACTGGAACTGGCAGAACCCCAGGGTGGCCGACTACTTCGACGATGTGCTGCGGTTCTGGTTCGACCGCGGGGTGGACGGCATCCGGGTGGACGTGGCGCACGGCCTGTTCAAGGCCGACGGGCTGCCGGACGCGGCGACAGTGCCGACGGTGATCGACGGCCTGCGGTCCAACCCGATGGCCATGGACCAGGAACCCGTCCACGAGGTGTACCGCCGCTGGCGCCGGATCGCCGACGAGTACGACCCGCCGCGGCTGCTCGTGGGTGAGGTCAACCTCGAGCCCGATCGCGCCGGCCGGTACACCCGGCCCGACGAGTTGCACCAGACCTTCGCCTTCGCGTTCGCCCGCCTCGGCTGGCAGCCCGCGGAGTGGGTGGCGGTGGGCCGGCAACTCGAGGAGGCCCGTCGTGAGTACGGCGGCGACCCCAGCTGGGCGTTGGAGAACCACGATCTGGTGCGCACCGTGACCCGGTTCGGCGGCGGCGAGCGCGGTACCGCCCGGGCCAGGGCCGCGCTGCTGGCCCTGCTCGGCCTGCCCGGGGCGATGTATGTCTACCAGGGCCAGGAACTCGGCCTGCCCGAGGTGGACGTGCCCGTTGAGACCCGGGTGGACCCGATGTGGAGCCGGGGCGGGGTCAGCCGGGACGGTGCGCGCATCCCGCTGCCCTGGACATCCGGTGTGGCAGGCAACCACGGTTTCTCCCCCGATGGTGCACAGCCGGCCTGGCTGCCGGCTCCGGAGGGCTGGGGCGCCTGGAGCATCGACGCCCAGCAGGCCGCCGAGGGGTCGGCGTATTCGGCATTCACCGCCGCCATCGATCTGCGGGCCGAACTCCTGGCCTCGGGGGTGTTCCAGGCCAGCGAATCGACGCGATGGCGGCTGGAGGGTGACGGCCTGGTGCTCTGCGAGCGCGAGGGTGGCGTCACCGTCGCGGTGGCGATGGGCGACGGCCCGGTGCGGCTGCCGGCGGGCCGGCTGCTCTGCAGTTCGGCGCCGCTGCTACCGGATGGCAGGCTCCCGGCCGACGCCGCGGCGTGGGTCTTGCGCGGGGCCTGA
- a CDS encoding DUF4386 family protein — MTSRAEQASPTAARAAAAWHGSWHPLYRVGGVAALLYVVVLLTAVVLDTLAPPPVTGSLDTLVFIADHRVLYTAGQILWILPGYLAVLVYVAVGIALAPVGRSWALLAGLLGAMPPALSLAIPVSTRGSLILVPLSDRYASAPAEEQPGIVAAAEAVIAENTTVTFTGPLWMIGLLVTALVMTRGVFPRPLGWLGVAVGVLGLAAEVLRFVLPGLYLAALLQWVWVVWTGIVLLRLGARGESGAGSGRTAGASAYSG, encoded by the coding sequence ATGACGTCACGCGCTGAGCAGGCCTCGCCGACCGCAGCACGAGCGGCGGCGGCCTGGCACGGCTCCTGGCATCCGCTCTACAGGGTGGGCGGCGTGGCCGCGCTGCTCTACGTGGTGGTGCTGCTCACCGCGGTGGTGCTCGATACTCTGGCGCCACCACCGGTGACGGGCAGCCTGGACACGCTGGTGTTCATCGCCGACCATCGGGTGCTCTACACCGCAGGGCAGATTCTGTGGATCCTGCCCGGCTATTTGGCGGTGCTGGTCTACGTCGCCGTCGGCATCGCCCTGGCGCCGGTCGGCCGCAGTTGGGCGCTGCTGGCCGGTCTGCTCGGCGCCATGCCCCCTGCGCTCTCGCTGGCGATCCCGGTCTCCACCCGCGGCTCGCTGATTCTGGTGCCCCTGAGCGACCGGTACGCGAGCGCGCCGGCCGAGGAACAGCCGGGCATCGTGGCCGCCGCCGAGGCCGTGATCGCGGAGAACACCACGGTGACCTTCACCGGACCGCTCTGGATGATCGGGCTGCTGGTGACCGCGCTGGTGATGACCCGTGGGGTGTTCCCGCGTCCGCTCGGCTGGCTCGGCGTGGCCGTCGGCGTGCTCGGGCTCGCCGCGGAAGTGCTGCGGTTCGTTCTGCCCGGCCTCTACCTGGCTGCGCTGCTGCAGTGGGTGTGGGTGGTCTGGACGGGGATCGTGCTGCTCCGGCTCGGCGCCCGCGGCGAGTCCGGTGCCGGAAGCGGGCGTACGGCGGGTGCGTCTGCGTACAGTGGGTGA
- a CDS encoding alpha/beta fold hydrolase, whose amino-acid sequence MSPAAPPPPRVYGTWPGGMPFLAVGSGPPLVFLPGITPNHYLPTGADRRRQTRQLLPYAGSRRVWWVNRRPGLDPAATMADIADDYANAMLRRFDEPVDVIGESTGGSVALQLAADHPAVVKRLVIVSAAYRLGEEGRETQLNVADDVLDGRPRAAGSELMRMTGAGAGSKRLLAVLGWLFGTAYFARATADLMTTIRAEDGFDLLTRLDDIVAPTLVVGGERDAFYSPELFRQTAAGIPRGRLALYPGRGHLSTTVDPRFLPDVLSFLDPPDSAGSPPGHLEPGADRDDVTR is encoded by the coding sequence ATGTCTCCAGCTGCTCCGCCGCCGCCCCGCGTCTACGGCACCTGGCCGGGCGGGATGCCGTTCCTGGCGGTCGGCTCCGGCCCACCGCTGGTGTTCCTACCGGGCATCACGCCCAACCATTACCTGCCCACCGGCGCCGACCGGCGGCGCCAGACCCGGCAGCTGCTGCCGTATGCCGGGTCGCGCCGGGTCTGGTGGGTGAACCGACGCCCTGGCCTCGACCCCGCCGCCACGATGGCCGACATCGCCGACGACTACGCCAACGCGATGCTGCGCCGCTTCGACGAGCCCGTCGACGTGATCGGGGAGTCCACCGGCGGCAGCGTGGCGCTGCAGCTGGCCGCGGACCATCCGGCCGTGGTGAAGCGGCTCGTCATCGTTTCGGCGGCATACCGGCTCGGCGAGGAGGGCCGGGAGACCCAGCTGAACGTCGCCGACGACGTGCTCGACGGCCGCCCGCGTGCCGCCGGGTCCGAGCTGATGCGGATGACCGGCGCGGGTGCCGGGTCAAAACGCCTGCTGGCGGTGCTGGGCTGGCTGTTCGGCACCGCCTACTTCGCCCGCGCCACGGCCGATCTGATGACCACCATCCGGGCCGAGGACGGCTTCGACCTGCTCACCCGGCTGGACGACATCGTCGCGCCGACCCTGGTGGTCGGCGGCGAGCGGGATGCGTTCTACTCCCCCGAGCTGTTCCGGCAGACCGCGGCGGGCATTCCCCGCGGGCGCCTGGCCCTCTACCCGGGCAGAGGGCATCTGAGCACCACCGTCGACCCGCGGTTCCTGCCCGATGTGCTCTCCTTCCTCGACCCGCCCGACAGCGCCGGCTCGCCGCCCGGACATCTCGAGCCGGGCGCCGACCGTGATGACGTCACGCGCTGA
- a CDS encoding lysoplasmalogenase: MLLPIIVVGLVHLAATLLSLPGVVEWTKALLLPALVIGLIWGAPERRSPTVVLGVLALLLSWVGDVTLRWFVVGLVFFLLAHIAYLVLFITRLAERRVQWWASAYVVWLVLLLTILGTSTGALLIPVIAYGVVLSLMAAFASRCNRWVAWGGALFVASDSVLAINKFLPEAGIPLADLVIMVTYIAAQTLIVWGLLVHERARVVAASPAARAG; the protein is encoded by the coding sequence GTGCTGCTCCCGATCATCGTGGTGGGCCTGGTCCACCTGGCCGCCACCTTGTTGTCGCTGCCCGGCGTCGTGGAGTGGACGAAGGCGTTGCTCCTGCCCGCGTTGGTGATCGGACTGATCTGGGGCGCACCCGAACGTCGCTCGCCCACCGTCGTGCTCGGCGTTCTCGCCCTGTTGCTGTCTTGGGTGGGCGACGTCACGCTCCGGTGGTTCGTTGTCGGGCTGGTCTTCTTCCTGCTCGCGCACATCGCCTACCTAGTGCTCTTCATCACCCGACTCGCCGAGCGACGGGTGCAATGGTGGGCCAGCGCCTACGTGGTCTGGCTCGTCCTGCTGCTCACGATTCTGGGCACCAGTACCGGCGCTCTGCTGATCCCGGTCATTGCGTACGGTGTCGTGCTCTCTCTGATGGCAGCCTTCGCCTCACGGTGCAACCGCTGGGTCGCCTGGGGCGGGGCGCTCTTTGTCGCCTCCGACTCCGTCCTGGCCATCAATAAGTTCCTGCCCGAGGCGGGGATCCCCCTGGCGGACCTTGTGATCATGGTCACCTACATCGCGGCCCAGACACTCATCGTGTGGGGGTTGCTGGTGCACGAGCGGGCCCGGGTGGTTGCGGCGTCTCCGGCCGCTCGGGCCGGGTGA